One Kitasatospora sp. MAP12-44 DNA segment encodes these proteins:
- a CDS encoding CpaF/VirB11 family protein: MRDRPATDPAALPWTPFGDPGGDVQGDAVESAAGLVIPGPVRPTARPVGQFTEPQPLQQPQLQQPQQQQQPHGSSPSGLPVLPALDPWGAATAPPVDRQVARELKRQVASELHQQLSRMTGGQGLDADRATRRQRGRALIEEAVARWSDAYAQNHGVPPTREQDRALAEAVYDLLFRAGRLQPYLDDPEIENILINGCDDVWISRVHQPLRQVPPVADSDAELIELLQDLARQHGGGERSLSTASPTLALRLEGGMRLQAMTEVTPRPYVAIRRHRVASATLSDLVALGTVDPTIAAFLAAAIRARKNVMITGTQGVGKTSLLRAMAAEIPPDERVGTLESEFELWLHTLGHLRQVVPMEAREGNGERIDGKAAGELTIGELIPAALRMTLSRIIVGEVRSGEVVPMLRVMTNGEGGSMCTLHARGPHMVVDRIAELCLEYGSHMTDSLAYRLTANAVDLIVHVAMVDETAVGGLRHRFVSHVLEITGLGEHGRPALNTVFGPRPDLGEPRAVPHTPPNCLDDLRRAGFDASLLQSAYGSWSAPLSLRIGGLR; encoded by the coding sequence ATGCGGGACCGTCCCGCCACCGACCCGGCCGCGCTGCCGTGGACGCCGTTCGGCGACCCGGGCGGTGACGTCCAGGGCGACGCCGTCGAGTCGGCGGCCGGTCTGGTGATCCCCGGCCCGGTCCGGCCGACCGCGCGACCGGTCGGCCAGTTCACCGAGCCGCAGCCGTTGCAACAGCCGCAACTCCAGCAGCCCCAGCAGCAACAGCAGCCGCACGGCAGTTCGCCGTCCGGCCTCCCGGTGCTGCCCGCCCTCGACCCCTGGGGAGCCGCCACCGCGCCGCCCGTCGACCGCCAGGTCGCCCGCGAGCTCAAGCGCCAGGTGGCCTCCGAACTGCATCAGCAGCTCTCCCGGATGACCGGCGGCCAGGGCCTGGACGCCGACCGCGCCACCCGGCGCCAGCGCGGCCGAGCGCTGATCGAGGAGGCGGTGGCCCGCTGGTCGGACGCCTACGCGCAGAACCACGGCGTCCCGCCGACCCGCGAGCAGGACCGCGCGCTCGCCGAGGCCGTCTACGACCTGCTCTTCCGGGCCGGCCGCCTCCAGCCGTACCTGGACGACCCGGAGATCGAGAACATCCTGATCAACGGCTGCGACGACGTCTGGATCTCCCGGGTCCACCAGCCGCTGCGGCAGGTCCCGCCGGTGGCCGACAGCGACGCCGAGCTCATCGAGCTGCTCCAGGACCTGGCCCGCCAGCACGGCGGCGGCGAGCGCAGCCTGAGCACCGCGAGCCCGACCCTGGCGCTGCGCCTGGAGGGCGGCATGCGCCTGCAGGCGATGACCGAGGTCACCCCGCGCCCGTACGTCGCGATCCGGCGCCACCGGGTCGCCTCGGCGACGCTCTCCGACCTGGTCGCGCTGGGCACCGTCGACCCGACCATCGCCGCCTTCCTGGCCGCCGCGATCCGGGCCCGGAAGAACGTGATGATCACCGGCACCCAGGGCGTCGGCAAGACCAGCCTGCTGCGCGCGATGGCGGCCGAGATCCCGCCGGACGAGCGGGTCGGCACGCTGGAGTCGGAGTTCGAGCTGTGGCTGCACACCCTGGGCCACCTGCGCCAGGTCGTCCCGATGGAGGCCCGTGAGGGCAACGGCGAGCGCATCGACGGCAAGGCGGCCGGCGAGTTGACGATCGGTGAGCTGATCCCCGCCGCGCTGCGGATGACGCTCTCGCGGATCATCGTCGGCGAGGTCCGCTCGGGCGAGGTGGTCCCGATGCTGCGGGTGATGACCAACGGCGAGGGCGGTTCGATGTGCACCCTGCACGCGCGCGGCCCGCACATGGTGGTCGACCGGATCGCCGAACTCTGCCTGGAGTACGGCTCGCACATGACCGACTCGCTCGCCTACCGGCTGACCGCCAACGCGGTCGACCTGATCGTGCATGTGGCGATGGTCGACGAGACGGCGGTCGGCGGCCTGCGCCACCGGTTCGTCTCGCACGTCCTGGAGATCACCGGCCTCGGCGAGCACGGCCGCCCGGCGCTGAACACCGTGTTCGGGCCGCGTCCCGACCTCGGCGAGCCCCGGGCCGTCCCGCACACCCCGCCGAACTGCCTGGACGACCTGCGCCGGGCCGGCTTCGACGCGAGCCTGCTGCAGTCCGCGTACGGGAGTTGGAGTGCACCGCTCTCGTTGCGGATCGGTGGTCTGCGATGA
- a CDS encoding type II secretion system F family protein yields the protein MLLLYTLCGLLLTGGLVALLVGLNGNRSAERAERGRLADRVHRFWYGGPETAGPQLRRLRRIQVALSLIAAPLVWLFTRIPLTLALVPLAVFGLPWLFAATQSDTRRIVRLEALAEWTQRLSDVLLLGVGINQALLTSRRTAPAALATEIEDLAARLQARWRAEDALRAFADSLADATADKVLAALLLRSGDSGPGLARALADLAGSVREEVRQRRAIEADRSKHRTTIRWLVTIIFLVIVVGSFNTRYTAPYTTFQGQMVLGILAALFVAVIAWMRSLASNPPLPRLLEPDPRSKVGALPESTEPDDDAAGPEQARLKEFR from the coding sequence ATGCTGCTGCTCTACACCCTGTGCGGGCTCCTGCTGACCGGTGGCCTGGTCGCCCTGCTGGTCGGCCTGAACGGCAACCGCTCCGCCGAGCGCGCCGAGCGCGGCCGGCTGGCCGACCGCGTGCACCGCTTCTGGTACGGCGGCCCCGAGACGGCCGGCCCGCAGCTGCGCCGACTGCGCCGGATCCAGGTCGCCCTCTCACTCATCGCGGCCCCGCTGGTCTGGCTGTTCACCCGGATCCCGCTGACCCTGGCCCTGGTCCCGCTGGCCGTCTTCGGTCTGCCCTGGCTCTTCGCGGCCACCCAGTCCGACACCCGGCGGATCGTCCGCCTTGAGGCGCTGGCGGAGTGGACCCAGCGGCTCTCCGACGTCCTGCTGCTCGGCGTCGGGATCAACCAGGCGCTGCTCACCAGCCGCCGGACGGCGCCGGCCGCGCTGGCCACCGAGATCGAGGACCTGGCCGCCCGGCTGCAGGCCCGCTGGCGCGCCGAGGACGCGCTGCGCGCCTTCGCCGACAGCCTCGCGGACGCCACCGCGGACAAGGTGCTGGCCGCGCTGCTGCTGCGCTCCGGGGACAGCGGTCCGGGCCTGGCGCGAGCGCTCGCCGACCTGGCCGGCTCGGTCCGCGAGGAGGTCCGCCAGCGCCGCGCGATCGAGGCGGACCGCTCCAAGCACCGCACCACCATCCGCTGGCTGGTGACCATCATCTTCCTGGTGATCGTGGTCGGCTCCTTCAACACCCGCTACACGGCGCCCTATACGACCTTCCAGGGCCAGATGGTGCTCGGCATCCTCGCCGCGCTCTTCGTCGCGGTGATCGCCTGGATGCGCTCGCTGGCCTCGAACCCGCCGCTGCCACGGCTGCTGGAGCCCGACCCGCGCAGCAAGGTGGGCGCGCTGCCCGAGTCGACCGAGCCGGACGACGACGCGGCCGGCCCCGAGCAGGCCCGCCTGAAGGAGTTCCGATGA
- a CDS encoding TadE/TadG family type IV pilus assembly protein, with protein sequence MIRERRRDRDSGVLSISFALVFPVVLFLVLFVVQTSLLWYSNSVALGAAREAVEAGRSYNATDQDARDRATGFLGNFGNLVGNPFITPARTGTQLSVTVQFDPMIMVPGLDGLKIKQTASGPIERPVGVGQ encoded by the coding sequence TTGATCCGGGAGCGCCGCCGGGATCGCGACAGCGGGGTCCTCAGCATCAGTTTCGCGCTCGTCTTCCCGGTGGTGCTCTTCCTCGTCCTGTTCGTCGTGCAGACCTCGCTGCTCTGGTATTCCAACAGCGTGGCCCTCGGCGCCGCCCGTGAGGCGGTGGAGGCGGGACGCTCGTACAACGCCACCGACCAGGACGCGCGGGACCGCGCCACGGGTTTCCTGGGCAACTTCGGCAACCTGGTCGGCAACCCGTTCATCACACCGGCCCGGACCGGGACCCAGCTGAGCGTCACCGTGCAGTTCGACCCGATGATCATGGTGCCCGGTCTGGACGGTCTGAAGATCAAGCAGACCGCCTCCGGGCCGATCGAGCGGCCCGTGGGGGTGGGGCAGTGA
- a CDS encoding pilus assembly protein, which yields MKERRDPQGGSLAIEAAILAPAIVLLFCGAVAVGRLETVSGTVDAAARAGARSVSLNRSTETDEKVATDSVNAVLSGQGVHCPGLRVNVRRTPLTVSPTEQLTLVKVDFSCSVPVSDLFPVGVLPGGVSVQGSYESVIDRYRSQ from the coding sequence GTGAAGGAGCGGCGCGATCCGCAGGGCGGCAGCCTGGCGATCGAGGCGGCGATCCTGGCGCCGGCCATCGTGCTGCTGTTCTGCGGCGCGGTCGCCGTCGGGCGGCTGGAGACGGTCAGCGGCACGGTGGACGCCGCCGCCCGGGCCGGTGCGCGCAGCGTGTCGCTCAACCGCTCGACGGAGACGGACGAGAAGGTCGCGACGGACAGCGTCAACGCCGTGCTGTCCGGGCAGGGGGTGCACTGCCCGGGTCTGCGGGTCAACGTCCGGCGGACGCCGCTCACCGTCAGCCCGACCGAGCAACTCACGCTCGTCAAGGTTGACTTCAGCTGCTCGGTGCCGGTGAGTGATCTGTTCCCGGTGGGGGTACTACCGGGCGGGGTGTCGGTGCAGGGGAGCTACGAATCGGTCATCGACCGCTACCGGTCGCAGTGA
- a CDS encoding LysM peptidoglycan-binding domain-containing protein — protein MAAPRAKVHARPSAAARGRSGAPDAAGSPGRPAARPGGHRPGRPPGRRRSPLRSVPGALGALLVLAVLLVGVPALLYDGTQAVAAMGAATSGNNLWQVLSTPDDGRLFLWALVGIGWIGWLCFALSVLLEIPAQLRGRVARRLPAFGWSQRMAAGLVGAVIALLPVAGASFAATPGQLTGVTAPAQLAAAPQYAALTAAPVSTPRLALPAADPQQPSYTVRDSRPADSLWSIAERQLGSGDRWQEIAKLNAGRVMDGSGTTFDADRPIQPGWQLLMPVGARPDAAPAAAAADAPAQPAGAHDATTTVRDGDTLSSIALRELGSSDAWPQLFAANKGVQEPDGERLTDPDVVVAGTVLTIPGAPAATPPAPAPTPAAAAAPDPVAPHPSADAHPSAGAHPAAEAHPGAASHPGTDQAPRSAARPAGAKAEAPSDNYNGALAVSGIGLLLAAAMIGAVANRRGAQQRARRPRHRIPMPAAPAAAFESELKTRQGSTGLDQLNRSLRTLARNVSRTGKRLPALAAVRVTTGGTIELHLAAPAVPIAPFRAAHAANVWWCAGDSGDLLSAQQAAKVPAPYPALVTLGTAADGAAVLADLETVRLLHLAGHPDDARGVLRTIALELAHSPLADKLNLHLVGFAEDLPVSDTVVDRVHRYPDLESALGALSPRTSTARASLVAAGAAHPRDARSRGQADEAWVPEILLSAQPPGGNVPSELGRLLDGRPRTCLAVVTRAPERGAGPVARWTLPSTGAATLPGLHLSLQLQRLTDEQFGHWSELLDTAGSVEQHPAPSWTFDGEELEPADLPRPVPVLAGVGAAGAAASAPFVGASLPDGVPEAGPRLIARLIGTGSSPFATVDPAAAPAGPSASANDPYAASRAPALAPALPSLSPSPAPAPAPAPAPSPLPRYSGNGRGLQASIGPVVTPVTAPIPTPTPDPVPAPVVPAIAPEPEPAPIHDAVPPPAPGDPRAAVRPEPPMPAPAPAPAPAPAPAPTASVTVRTDADDLLSILRSPEAHAVRTAPRIRLLGPVDVLGATGPAEPAALAGLTELAAYLALNPGADPAAVDRALHPGDHARPDQALPASLAELGCWLGTAPDGRAFLLTDGSDGCTFAPTVTCDWDEFRSLYRRGMRSTSTTADAALAHALALVRGAPFAETPATTYGWAEAARQDMLAAVVDTAHELAARRLQYGDHRSAEAAVFRGLAVAPDVELLHRDLFYAYASAGARDQLLKAVNRLDALSRRTGRSLAPDTVALLRDLLTGA, from the coding sequence ATGGCCGCGCCACGAGCCAAGGTCCATGCCCGCCCGAGCGCCGCGGCCCGCGGCCGTTCCGGGGCCCCTGACGCCGCCGGGTCGCCCGGTCGCCCGGCCGCCCGGCCCGGCGGTCACCGCCCGGGCCGCCCGCCGGGGCGCCGGCGCAGCCCGCTGCGCTCGGTGCCGGGGGCGCTCGGTGCGCTGCTGGTGCTGGCCGTCCTGCTGGTCGGCGTGCCCGCGCTGCTCTACGACGGGACGCAGGCGGTGGCCGCCATGGGCGCGGCCACCAGCGGCAACAACCTCTGGCAGGTGCTCAGCACGCCCGACGACGGGCGGCTCTTCCTCTGGGCACTGGTCGGCATCGGCTGGATCGGCTGGCTCTGCTTCGCGCTCTCGGTGCTGCTGGAGATCCCGGCCCAGCTGCGCGGCCGGGTGGCCAGGCGGCTGCCGGCCTTCGGCTGGAGCCAGCGGATGGCGGCCGGACTGGTCGGCGCGGTGATCGCGCTGCTGCCGGTGGCCGGCGCCTCGTTCGCCGCCACGCCAGGGCAGTTGACCGGCGTGACGGCTCCGGCGCAGCTCGCCGCCGCCCCGCAGTACGCCGCGCTCACGGCGGCCCCGGTGAGCACGCCCAGGCTCGCGCTGCCCGCCGCCGACCCGCAGCAGCCCAGCTACACCGTGCGCGACAGCCGGCCCGCCGACAGCCTCTGGTCGATCGCCGAGCGCCAACTCGGTTCGGGGGACCGCTGGCAGGAGATCGCCAAACTCAACGCCGGTCGGGTGATGGACGGTTCGGGGACCACCTTCGACGCGGACCGGCCGATCCAGCCGGGTTGGCAGCTGCTGATGCCGGTCGGCGCCCGGCCGGACGCCGCGCCTGCGGCGGCCGCCGCCGATGCGCCCGCGCAGCCCGCGGGCGCGCACGATGCCACCACGACGGTCCGCGACGGGGACACGCTGTCCTCCATCGCCCTTCGGGAGCTGGGGAGTTCGGACGCCTGGCCGCAGCTGTTCGCGGCGAACAAGGGGGTCCAGGAGCCGGACGGTGAGCGGTTGACCGACCCGGACGTCGTGGTGGCCGGGACGGTGCTGACGATCCCGGGCGCGCCTGCCGCGACCCCGCCCGCGCCCGCACCCACGCCTGCCGCTGCCGCTGCTCCGGATCCCGTGGCTCCGCACCCGTCCGCCGACGCGCACCCGTCCGCCGGGGCCCACCCGGCTGCCGAGGCCCACCCGGGCGCGGCGTCGCACCCCGGCACCGACCAGGCGCCGCGCTCGGCGGCCCGTCCGGCCGGCGCCAAGGCCGAGGCGCCCAGCGACAACTACAACGGCGCGCTGGCGGTCTCCGGCATCGGCCTGCTGCTCGCCGCCGCGATGATCGGCGCCGTCGCCAACCGGCGCGGCGCCCAGCAGCGCGCCCGCCGCCCCCGGCACCGGATCCCGATGCCGGCGGCGCCCGCCGCAGCCTTCGAGTCGGAGCTGAAGACCCGTCAGGGCAGCACCGGACTCGACCAGTTGAACCGCTCGCTGCGCACCCTGGCCCGCAACGTCAGCCGCACCGGCAAGCGCCTTCCTGCCCTGGCAGCCGTCCGGGTGACCACGGGCGGCACCATCGAGCTGCACCTCGCCGCGCCGGCCGTACCGATCGCACCGTTCCGCGCCGCGCACGCCGCCAACGTCTGGTGGTGCGCCGGCGACTCCGGCGACCTGCTCTCCGCGCAGCAGGCCGCCAAGGTGCCCGCGCCCTACCCGGCGCTGGTCACCCTGGGCACCGCCGCCGACGGCGCCGCCGTGCTCGCCGACCTGGAGACCGTCCGCCTGCTGCACCTGGCCGGCCACCCCGACGACGCGCGCGGCGTGCTGCGCACCATCGCGCTGGAGCTCGCCCACAGCCCGCTCGCCGACAAGCTCAACCTGCACCTGGTGGGCTTCGCCGAGGACCTGCCGGTCTCCGACACCGTGGTCGACCGGGTGCACCGCTACCCCGACCTGGAGTCCGCGCTCGGAGCGCTCAGCCCGCGCACCTCCACGGCCAGGGCCTCCCTGGTCGCGGCCGGCGCCGCCCACCCGAGGGATGCCCGCAGCCGTGGCCAGGCCGACGAGGCCTGGGTGCCGGAGATCCTGCTGTCGGCCCAACCCCCGGGCGGCAACGTGCCGTCCGAGCTGGGCCGGCTGCTCGACGGGCGCCCGCGGACCTGCCTCGCCGTGGTCACCCGGGCGCCCGAACGCGGCGCCGGCCCGGTGGCCCGCTGGACCCTGCCGAGCACCGGCGCGGCGACCCTGCCGGGACTGCACCTGTCCCTCCAGCTGCAGCGGCTGACGGACGAGCAGTTCGGCCACTGGAGCGAGCTGCTGGACACCGCGGGATCGGTGGAGCAGCACCCGGCGCCGTCCTGGACCTTCGACGGCGAGGAGCTGGAGCCGGCCGATCTGCCCAGGCCGGTACCGGTGCTGGCCGGGGTCGGCGCGGCGGGTGCGGCGGCGAGCGCGCCGTTCGTCGGGGCCTCGCTGCCCGACGGCGTGCCGGAGGCCGGGCCCCGGCTGATCGCCCGGCTGATCGGGACGGGCAGCAGCCCGTTCGCGACCGTCGATCCGGCGGCGGCCCCGGCCGGCCCGTCGGCCTCCGCCAACGACCCCTACGCCGCCTCGCGGGCCCCGGCGCTTGCGCCCGCGCTGCCTTCGCTTTCGCCTTCGCCCGCTCCTGCTCCCGCTCCCGCTCCCGCTCCTTCTCCGCTGCCGCGCTACAGCGGCAACGGCCGTGGCCTGCAGGCCAGCATCGGCCCGGTGGTGACCCCGGTGACGGCCCCGATCCCCACCCCCACCCCCGACCCCGTCCCTGCCCCCGTCGTCCCCGCCATCGCCCCCGAGCCGGAGCCCGCGCCCATCCACGACGCCGTCCCGCCCCCTGCCCCCGGCGACCCGCGCGCGGCCGTCCGCCCGGAACCGCCCATGCCCGCACCCGCACCCGCACCCGCACCCGCACCCGCGCCCGCCCCCACGGCCTCGGTGACCGTCCGGACCGACGCCGACGACCTGCTCTCGATCCTCCGCTCCCCGGAGGCGCACGCCGTGCGCACCGCGCCGCGGATCCGCCTGCTCGGCCCGGTCGACGTGCTGGGCGCCACCGGCCCGGCCGAACCCGCCGCCCTGGCCGGCCTCACCGAGCTGGCCGCCTATCTCGCCCTGAACCCGGGCGCCGACCCCGCCGCCGTGGACCGCGCCCTGCACCCCGGCGACCACGCCCGTCCCGACCAGGCGCTGCCCGCCTCACTGGCCGAACTCGGTTGCTGGCTCGGCACCGCCCCCGACGGCCGCGCGTTCCTGCTCACCGACGGCTCCGACGGCTGCACCTTCGCCCCCACCGTGACCTGCGACTGGGACGAGTTCCGCAGCCTCTACCGGCGCGGTATGCGCAGCACCAGCACCACCGCCGACGCGGCCCTCGCCCACGCGCTGGCGCTGGTCCGCGGCGCACCCTTCGCCGAGACCCCGGCCACCACGTACGGCTGGGCCGAGGCGGCCCGCCAGGACATGCTCGCCGCCGTCGTCGACACTGCCCATGAACTCGCCGCCCGCCGCTTGCAGTACGGCGACCACCGCAGTGCCGAGGCCGCCGTCTTCCGCGGCCTCGCCGTCGCCCCCGACGTCGAACTCCTGCACCGCGACCTGTTCTACGCCTACGCCTCGGCCGGCGCCCGCGACCAACTCCTCAAGGCCGTCAACCGCCTGGACGCCCTCAGCCGCCGCACCGGCCGAAGCCTCGCCCCCGACACCGTAGCCCTCCTACGCGACCTCCTCACCGGAGCCTGA
- a CDS encoding helix-turn-helix domain-containing protein translates to MNRECADETCPVALAVRILDGKWTMLVIRDLLGGTKRFSELRTSLAGISPKTLTDRLRSLEEHGLVQRVIHAEIPPRVEYTLTDTGLGLEPAIRALGAWGATMAPAPAGTPAVGVSKDHKKPSTARP, encoded by the coding sequence ATGAACAGGGAATGTGCCGACGAGACCTGCCCGGTGGCCCTGGCAGTGAGGATCCTCGACGGCAAGTGGACGATGCTCGTGATCCGTGACCTGCTCGGCGGCACCAAGCGCTTCTCCGAGCTGCGCACCTCGCTCGCCGGCATCAGCCCGAAGACCCTCACCGACCGGCTGCGCTCCCTCGAGGAGCACGGGCTCGTGCAGCGTGTCATCCACGCCGAGATCCCCCCGCGAGTGGAGTACACGCTGACCGACACGGGCCTCGGCCTCGAGCCCGCGATCCGCGCGCTGGGCGCCTGGGGCGCCACGATGGCCCCAGCACCGGCAGGCACTCCCGCAGTTGGCGTCAGCAAGGATCACAAGAAGCCGTCAACTGCCCGCCCCTGA
- a CDS encoding class I SAM-dependent methyltransferase: MRRTYRTLYRLGIVPWDLAGVPAPLADLVEGAAPLPPAQAVDLGCGTGRQARYLAEHGWSVTAIDYTPEAIAAARHEDPRGRVVWRVADVTEPHTVDPDGRLASATSLLLDNGCLHGVPARRRPGWAATVNTLAAPGALLLVRAAPRRRRSIGPRGINADEVATLLADRWRPITAPKSTWYCYALAPSEVAPSAPT, translated from the coding sequence ATGCGCCGCACCTACCGCACGCTCTACCGTCTCGGCATCGTTCCCTGGGACCTGGCCGGGGTACCGGCCCCGCTGGCCGACCTCGTCGAGGGTGCTGCGCCGTTGCCACCCGCCCAAGCCGTCGACCTCGGCTGCGGCACCGGCCGTCAGGCACGCTACCTCGCCGAGCACGGCTGGTCGGTCACGGCCATCGACTACACACCCGAGGCCATCGCCGCCGCCCGCCACGAGGATCCACGGGGTCGAGTCGTCTGGCGTGTCGCCGACGTGACCGAACCACACACAGTCGACCCCGACGGCCGGCTCGCCAGCGCTACCTCGCTCCTGCTCGACAACGGCTGCCTGCATGGAGTCCCGGCACGGCGCCGGCCGGGCTGGGCCGCCACCGTCAACACCCTTGCCGCGCCAGGAGCCCTCCTCCTCGTACGCGCCGCGCCACGCCGACGTCGCAGCATCGGCCCCCGCGGTATCAACGCCGACGAGGTCGCCACGCTCCTGGCCGACCGCTGGCGGCCGATCACAGCACCCAAATCGACCTGGTACTGCTACGCCCTGGCGCCTTCCGAGGTCGCACCATCGGCGCCCACCTGA
- a CDS encoding YciI family protein, whose protein sequence is MKYLLIMQVNPEVLDALSEDERKLVMDGHGEFMKTVQDSGEFILTQALADPANSIVVAGTGGAPAVTDGPFIEAKEHMGGFYLVDCESKERAVEIAKLIPDTRVKGLSVEIRPVMFSCGADL, encoded by the coding sequence ATGAAGTACCTCCTGATCATGCAGGTCAACCCGGAGGTCCTGGACGCCCTCTCGGAGGACGAGCGGAAGCTCGTCATGGACGGCCACGGCGAGTTCATGAAGACCGTCCAGGACTCGGGGGAGTTCATCCTCACCCAGGCGCTCGCCGACCCGGCGAACTCGATCGTCGTCGCGGGCACCGGCGGCGCGCCTGCCGTCACCGACGGGCCGTTCATCGAGGCCAAGGAACACATGGGCGGCTTCTACCTGGTCGACTGCGAGAGCAAGGAGCGCGCGGTCGAGATCGCCAAGCTCATCCCGGACACCCGGGTCAAGGGCCTGTCGGTCGAGATTCGTCCGGTGATGTTCTCCTGCGGCGCCGATCTTTGA
- a CDS encoding DUF6596 domain-containing protein produces the protein MSGEIEDLLRSLAPQVLGTLVHRHGQFEACEDAVQEALLAASVQWPEQGVPMRPAGWLVTVAGRRLTDHWRSEAARRERELAVAMEPPPDDDPSRHVDDTLRLLFLCCHPKLSAPSQVALTLRAVGGLTTAQIARAFLVPESTMAQRISRAKQTIKGTGFPDDSERLPAVLQVLYLIFNEGYTASSGPDLQRVELAAEAIRLAREVHRQLPDDGEVAGLLALMLLTDARRETRSVDGVLVPLAEQDRSRWDREQIEEGVALVSATLPRGPAGPYLLQATIAAIHDEAPSTEETDWAEVLVLYKILDRTAPNPMVTLNRAIATAMVHGPAAGLALLATLDADKRVAGHYRLDAVRGHLLDLAGEHDQAREHYRRAARLTLSLPEREYLLRRASR, from the coding sequence GTGAGCGGTGAGATCGAGGACCTGCTGCGCAGCCTGGCGCCGCAGGTCCTCGGCACGCTCGTCCACCGGCACGGGCAGTTCGAAGCGTGCGAGGACGCCGTCCAGGAGGCGCTGCTCGCGGCGTCGGTGCAGTGGCCGGAGCAGGGTGTGCCGATGAGGCCGGCGGGCTGGCTGGTCACGGTCGCCGGCCGCAGGCTGACCGACCACTGGCGCAGTGAGGCGGCCCGACGGGAGCGCGAACTGGCCGTCGCCATGGAGCCGCCGCCTGACGACGACCCGTCCCGGCACGTCGACGACACGCTGCGCCTGCTGTTCCTGTGCTGCCACCCGAAGCTGTCGGCGCCCTCGCAGGTGGCGCTGACGCTCCGGGCCGTCGGCGGCCTCACGACGGCCCAGATCGCGCGCGCGTTCCTGGTCCCGGAGTCCACCATGGCGCAGCGGATCAGCCGGGCGAAGCAGACGATCAAGGGCACCGGGTTCCCGGACGACTCCGAGCGGCTGCCTGCGGTGCTGCAGGTGCTGTATCTGATCTTCAACGAGGGCTACACCGCCAGTTCCGGGCCCGACCTCCAGCGGGTCGAGCTGGCCGCGGAGGCCATCCGGCTCGCTCGCGAGGTGCACCGGCAGTTGCCGGACGACGGCGAGGTCGCCGGGCTGCTCGCGCTGATGCTGCTCACCGATGCCCGGCGGGAGACGCGCAGCGTGGACGGCGTGCTGGTGCCGCTCGCCGAGCAGGACCGCAGCCGCTGGGACCGTGAGCAGATCGAGGAGGGCGTCGCGCTGGTCTCCGCCACCCTGCCCAGGGGGCCGGCCGGGCCGTACCTGTTGCAGGCCACGATCGCCGCGATCCACGACGAGGCGCCGTCCACCGAGGAGACGGACTGGGCCGAGGTGCTGGTCCTCTACAAGATCCTGGACCGGACCGCGCCGAACCCGATGGTCACCCTGAACCGCGCGATCGCGACCGCGATGGTGCACGGCCCGGCAGCGGGGCTGGCCCTGCTCGCCACGCTCGACGCCGACAAGCGGGTCGCCGGTCACTACCGGCTGGACGCGGTGCGCGGGCATCTGCTCGACCTGGCCGGTGAGCACGACCAGGCACGCGAGCACTACCGGCGGGCGGCGAGGCTCACGTTGAGCCTGCCGGAGCGGGAGTACCTGCTGCGCCGGGCCTCGCGCTGA
- a CDS encoding DUF4190 domain-containing protein codes for MTDAARPDAAPDETGASDPWAPPQGGAPQDARPAGAPWPPPGAGPYPYPYAHPYPYGQAGPYGYRSEERQVVEGTNGLAITSLVTGVTCCLWPAALGFGIAALVQLRRRRQGGLGLAIAGVVLGTLGLIAGTASAFGDLVNFHGYPTVTAPSEPLPPLPSDSGGPAELTQTQQDFVDDTAELEMRDQELTVPETDPAMAAEDLQSTAQALIDTVETLNKRQWPTEVKGQIATLVSSLQADGTVWKAAAVNTTDPVGALQAALRTNDPATALAAARKAFSLDDNDEPVDPGIGTQPEDSAAPAAA; via the coding sequence ATGACCGACGCAGCACGACCGGACGCAGCGCCGGACGAGACCGGTGCGAGTGATCCGTGGGCGCCGCCGCAGGGTGGTGCACCGCAGGACGCGCGCCCCGCCGGTGCCCCGTGGCCGCCGCCCGGCGCCGGCCCGTACCCGTACCCGTACGCGCACCCGTATCCGTACGGGCAGGCCGGGCCGTACGGGTACCGGTCCGAGGAGCGCCAGGTGGTCGAGGGGACCAACGGGCTGGCCATCACCTCGCTGGTCACCGGTGTCACCTGCTGCCTCTGGCCGGCCGCGCTGGGTTTCGGGATCGCCGCGCTGGTCCAGCTCCGGCGTCGCCGCCAGGGCGGGCTCGGGCTGGCCATCGCGGGGGTCGTGCTCGGGACGCTCGGGCTGATCGCGGGGACGGCAAGCGCGTTCGGCGACCTCGTGAACTTCCACGGGTACCCCACTGTGACCGCTCCGTCCGAGCCCCTGCCGCCCCTGCCCAGCGACTCCGGTGGCCCCGCCGAGCTGACCCAGACTCAGCAGGACTTCGTGGACGACACCGCCGAGCTCGAAATGCGGGACCAGGAGCTGACTGTCCCGGAGACCGACCCGGCGATGGCGGCGGAGGACTTGCAGAGCACCGCCCAGGCCCTCATCGACACCGTGGAGACGCTCAACAAGAGGCAGTGGCCGACCGAGGTCAAGGGCCAGATCGCCACGCTGGTCAGCAGCCTCCAGGCCGACGGGACGGTGTGGAAGGCGGCCGCCGTCAACACCACCGACCCGGTGGGGGCGCTCCAAGCAGCCCTGCGGACCAACGACCCCGCGACCGCCTTGGCCGCCGCCCGCAAGGCGTTCTCGCTCGACGACAACGACGAGCCGGTCGACCCGGGCATCGGCACGCAGCCGGAGGACAGCGCCGCACCCGCCGCGGCCTGA